The sequence ccacgtggacctctaagatgtcgacacgtggcataCTGTTCATGCACTGTGCATAAttcgaaaatagaataaaatattgcgATAGTTGGAAATCtttgcagatccataactttttaaccgtataTCGAAATTaggtgtgccgctagtctgtggactcgtatcgacgagcactttacaaccatgtatgagtaaaagctcatttccccataaataaaaagtcaactccaacaccattggatagtttggaccccaatattgttttgctcatatctttcaaaccatagctccgtttttaacgtgctactagtctacgaactcgtgccaacgtgtacttcgtaacggtacctcagtcaacctagaattccatccgagtcaaaaaatcaacttttgacctcttcgttcaacggtcaaagtcaatggtcaatggtcaacggtcaacttcgatcaaagttggaaaatttccgttgtactttgggacggggtgttatagTTATAAAacctgaagaaaaaaaaatctaaataacaaattaaaaaccattTTAAATTGGTATTAATTTGGTgtcatgtatttatttttttctcttaattaattGAGAGGTCAaacaaattttaacaaatactaAGTAAGCAAAACAAAGGACACCCAGATTTTAAGCAAATACTAAGTAAGCAAATTAATTTGGTgtcatgtatttatttttttctcttaattaattGAGAGGTCAAACAAATTTCTATTTCtttgccaaaagaaaaaagaaaaagggaaaaaagagagagttagaaaaaaaaaaaaaaaagggtcttcttttttatttcttagatGGTGCAATGCAACCATAGAGCAGtttccaaataaattaaaaaatatttttttcttgagaAATTCTAATATGAACATCAAATTCAAAGTGCATTGACTTGGCCAAAAAAGTCTTAACATCAAATTCAAAGTGCATTGACTTGGCAAAAAGAGTCTTTCTcactttggttttttatttgctttcccCTATGCCCAGCCCCCTCCAAGGTGATTCGAACCCGCTCAATCATCGAGCTAAGGCCACTTCATCGGTACTAATATATTCATTTCGAACGTCCGTACCATAAAATATATGGACATCAacgttataaaattttatatatatatatatatatatatattttggatattttagaAGTGCTTTACATgtgatctttttatttttttggtcataaaatagtcttaattttgaaaaaccaaaaaaaaatccattattGTTTAGCAGTATGTATATGTTTGGTTGCTCATTAATCCGTGAAGAATTGAGAAATAATGTATGAACTCCATATATATTGATTAGAGAGATCCTATAAAAGGTATTTTCAAAAtcagtttaattaattttcacattttCCATTGAAATGCATTTAAAATACAAGAATAAATCAGTACACATTTTATAAAAGATCTCCAATATAATATCATGATACTCTTTCAAATTCAttgaaacataattctttaaGAGAGCTCTTGAATTCAATTTGCCATTATCATTTCCACCATGAATTCTCTGAAATTGTCTTGGATCATACGAGCATTTTTCCATGGCAACCATTACTCCAAAACTTGTACCTTCCGGGCATCTTTGCCTTCTAGTTTAAAAGTTGATGAATTGGAAACTTTAAAtgcaactttttgttttttctttggtttataAACTCAGGAAAACATTAAGtgaaaaatctaattttatttctgtATGTAATTTAATCTAATACTTATGTCTTAAACAATCCAATTAGAAGgaatttatattaaaagtaaGCTGTAGGGTTCATCTTTTTGTTCACCATATGCATAGGAGGACTCACTGGAATAGTCCCGGCAAATTCAGGAAACCTAGTCAAAAAAGTTGCAAGTAGATTTTGAGGCTTGGAAGTGACAGCACAGCTTTTGAAGATTGCAAAAGATATCGTGGCTCATCAGTGTCTGCACCACacgttttactttttttatttttcgctAAAACACTACACGTTTTacgatttttttgtttttttgcccgCGTGGGTTGTGGCTGTTCTCTACCACTTGAGCTGCGACCCTGCACGTTTTACTTTTTCAATAACCAAGAAGCCGCGTTAATTTAGaagcaatttcaatttcaataataaagcAAAGGTAGCATTATCAAAGGatacatgttttattttttataatttatgcatCTTTTAATAACGCATAAGTTGTTTATTtctggtttttagttttttctagCTAGTTGTTTTTAACttgcttttttaatatattttaaataactataaatttttattttaaaataattataaatttaaaaaaataaaaaccatattaaattaattttaattttcgtatttttttctttcatttaagaTTGAAATTAATTGAgatgattaataaattttaatactactttatttaaactaaacaaattatatataattaattaaatagaaaaaacatACAAGAACAAATGCAACTCAGTGTTCTTCGCTTTTCGCTggataaaaaacaaaaggggaaaaaaagaacaaatgcaACTCAGTGTTCTTCGCTTTTCGCTggataaaaaacaaaaggggaaaaaaagaagttattttTATATGGTGGAAGGTGCAGTGCAATGATTAAAAATCTTTCAGTACGAACGTAGTGTCCGGATAGATGTTGACTAATAAggtctttttcttattatttatttattttttttgttattcttcATGTTGACTAATAGAATTAACGCGGTTTCAACTCCTTGTTCCACTGCTTTCCTACAAAACAGAGTGAGAGAAACACACAGCGATTTGGACAAGCAACAAGACGGTTTTGGTACTGTTGTGAGTAGCTGCGGCACCGTCGTTGGAAGGCGAAGGTGTGAAGAACAGAGGCACAGGTAGTTACTAGTTAGCCCAAGACCAagcttccattcaatttttttctaatttatgacATTTGCTTATATATTTGTAGGTTATAAACATGGctgcttcatcatcttcttctcaaGAAAAGTACGAGGTGTTTCTCAGTTTCCGAGGCGAGGACACCCGTGATGGTTTTATTGGACATCTTTATAATGCTTTGCGTCGAAAGCGTATCAACACATACAAAGATGATGAAAACCTTGAAAGTGGGCATAAGATATCAGAAATTATGGATGCGATTAAGGAATCTAAAATTTGTATAATAGTTTTCTCCAAAGATTTTGCATCATCCACATGGTGCTTAGATGAAGTGTTTCGCATACTTGAATGCAAGAGAGGTGGAAATGATATCATACCCATTTTTTATGGCATAGAACCATCCATTGTACGGAAACAAGAGCAGAGTTATGCAGTATCATTTGATAAACACGAACAATGTTTTAAGGACAAAAAGGACAAGGTGCAGCGTTGGAGGGATGCTCTCAAGGAAGTGGCTGCTCTCAGCGGTTATGATTCAAAGAATAAAAGGTAACTTTCTATATCCTATTTattttatactatatatattataaattatcacATATCTGCTAGATTTATAAGACTAAGGAGCGtagtttaatatttatcaaatcatGCGACAATATTGGAATCCATCAATTTTAATTAACcatatttgatgatattttctcttttttttttttttttctttgttaaaaagTGAAAACACAATTGCTAGCACTATTTCCTCTTTAATAGATCGGTAAGTGCAACTAAAATGTTGAATAGAAACTTAAATCATCAGGATATACAACGAACATAAAGTATATAATTAAAACCATTTATATTTacgtttatttcttttaaatattatatgcaCTTAAGATTCCTCTGTTTCTAACAATTTGcgtttgatgattttttaattatccAGCCCTGAATACAAGTTTATAGATGAAATTGTTGAAGATATTTTGTCGAAGTTGTGTAGATACCCATCAACCTGCGATCACTCCAAGCGGGGCTTGATTggaattgaaaatcatatcaaGGAAATTGAAGGATTATTATGCATGGAGTCAATGGATGTTCGCACCATAGGTCTTTATGGCATGGGCGGTATTGGAAAGACCACCCTTGCTCTTGCTGTATTTCAAACGTTATCTCATCATTTCGAAAGTCGTTGCTTTCTTCGCAATGTTAGAGAAGAATGTGAAAAGCGTGGCGTAATGAAATTGAGAAAGGAACTTCTTTCTAAGCTATTCTGTGATGATAAAACTGTTCCAAGCTTGGAATCAACTCATCTTCAAGAGAGACTCTGCCGCACAAAGGTCCTTATAGTTTTAGATGATTTGGTCGATGCAATATCCCAATTAAATGAATTGTTACCTAAAGAGTACAAGCTAGGTGCTGGAAGCAGAATCATTGTCACAACTAGGGATGCACAATTGCTTAAATCAAGGACAGACAAAGTTTACGAGGTTAAGAGGTTAAATGATATTGAAGCTCTTAAGCTCTTCCGCTTACacgcttttaaaaataattgtgtTCTTGAAGGATACGAAGCTTTATCAAAAAGTGTGGCCGATTATGCATATGGCAATCCATTAGCTCTTGAAGTCTTGGGTTCTTCACTTCACTCCAAAAGTGTAGAAGAATGGAAAAGTGCATTGGATGAGCTGCAAATGGAGCTGAACCCGAAAATTGAAGAAGTGTTGAGAATAAGTTTTAACCAATTAggcaaaaaagataaaaaaggctACACTCCCATCCAGGATGTATTTCTTGACATTGCATGCTTTCATTACGATGGCGTTGATAGAAAATTTGTGGAAAACATGATACAACATAGTGGTGCGACCAAAAAAATAAGTGATCTCATTGATAAGTGTTTAATAATTGAAGATAGAAACAGATTGTCCATGCATGCTTTTGTACGGCAGATGGGCAAGGCAATTGTTTATGATGAAAACAAAGAACCAGGACAACGTAGTAGGCTGTGGAAGGCTCAGGATGTTCGACATGTATTGGAGAGAAATACGGTAAGTGAAAActtatttatacatttatttgtgtatatatactaGTTAATACATTTCCTTTATATATTGTATTGTTACAATTAATCTATCACGTTGGTTTGATTTTCAGGGAAGCTGTACAATAGAAGGCATATTATTGAACCTGTTTCAACTTGAAAAGGATGTTAAAGTGAGGCCTACAGCACTCTCAAACATGCACGATCTACGAATTCTTAGATTTTTTCATGATGCATTTGATTATGAAGGCAAATTCAGGGAGAGATTAGGATGGGCTCCTTACAATAAAATGCATCTTCTTCTTGAAGGTATTGAATATCTTTCCGATAAGTTAAGGCAGTTTCAGTGGGATTTATACCCTTCAAAAGATTTGCCATCAAATTTTAATCCAGAAAATCTTGTTGAACTTGTTATGCGTGGAAGCCAACTTGTGGAGTTACCTTGGAATGAAGACCAGGTATACTATCCTAGCTTAATtaattcgtatatatatatatatatatgtatgtaagtaTGACTAAGTCTGATAATCTGTATCTAATAAAATGTGGATGCACGTGGTGGGATGTATAACCTTGAATTATACAACTCACCAGATCTAGTGGGACATGCATCCCTACTTTATAAAGATCAGAATATCTTGATGAAAATTAATGCATGtatgtatttatacatatagaGTAGTCCTGACCGTATTGCATCCGGACcatcatttaaaatttcatcattttcttcCTCACCTCTCCTTTTTCCTCTGTTTTCGCTCCGTGTAATAACTTTCTCACAAACAACAAACTACTCGTTGTTTCTTCACCATAGCCCACTGCATTAAATGATaaaggttttgttttttattttttatttttccccaaaAGCTTCTTTCCCCTACTTTTAGCGACAAAAAATGAACCATTGGGAATTTTCGTTGAAACCccatgcatttatttatttaattttttgcctAAAACGATTATCTACCCTTTTTTTCTTCCACATACCCATAGTGCAAGAGATTTCTGTAACTCTTAAAAACCTCAAAACTTGGTTTTCGATCTGTACCTTCAAGGGTTGAGTCAGTGGGACTGGCTATGTTTTCATGAGTCTTCTTAGTACTTATTTTGCACCCACTGGAACCAAAAGAGGCATCTTTAGCTCTCAAATCGTGTGGCTGAGTAGTTGTATAGGCAGAATTTGATGTTACAAGTGCCTTAGGATCATCTTCagccagtttttttttttttttttttctgtttgggaCTTGCCTTTATAACTTTAGATAAAGGTATGTCAATCCATCTGTCTGACGTAACCTGCAAAACCACAAAcccaggaaaaaaataataataataacaaataaacaaataaataaataaaggacgCTAAGAAAATATAGAAATGGAAGAGAATGATTAACCGTGAATAGTAAGAATTCAGAGAGACAAGaagggattttttttatatatatgtatttattaccTGAGAGGAATGGGTCTTTGGTGATGATGTTTGGATCTATAGGAGGAAGGTTTTTGAGATTAAGAATGGATCTATTTGGGATTGAGTAAATCTTCTTCTCCGTCTCTTACATGTCTgtctttttggtgaatttacATGTCAGTTCTTGTGATAGCCAAAGTTAATAGTCTCCATCTAAAATGACGAAGTGCGAAATCCATTCCCTAACCAACCTAGGGAAGTAGGCTGCCAAAAACTGCTCACGGTGGGAGATGGTGGGAAACAAAGGAAATGGGagggaaaagaaaatcaattctAATCAAACGGTCAtcagaataaacaaaaaataaataaaataaaataaaattttttggtcCGGACAGAAACGGTCAGGACCGTcctgcctctctctctctctttctatatatatatatatatatatatacgaaaattctatggtgaggacggtgcgcataaggaccgcagtattagtaacggttttttatagtattaatgacgggtttttagaaaatcgtcaccaatactatgaaaaacagtcaccaatactgtggtccgcatgagcaccgtccgcaccatagactgactgtatatatatactgtatTGTATCTGTGGtaggatttaattattattattttttttttgggtctgtgACAGCCCATTGAGAATTTGATGAAGATCGATCTTGGATATTGTGAGAGCCTTATTCAAATACAAAATTTGTGTGGGGCTATAAATCTTCAATGGATAAATATTGAAGGTTGTCCAAGTTTGGTTCAAGTTCCTTCATGGTTTAAGAATCTGAACAAGCTTGAGCATCTAGATTTGGGTTGCTGTAAGAATTTGAAAGATGGCTTAGAAAATCTTCCATTGAATATAATGGTGTTATCATTGTATGGGACGGCAATAGAAGCATTGCCCTCATCATTTCGGGATCTTGAGAAActtgtatatttaaatttgagtcATTGTAAGAATCTGACAGGTGGCATAGAAAATCTTCCATTGAATCCCCGACGTTTATATTTAAGTGGTTGTACGAGATTGAAATCAATACCAGTACTTCCATCAGGTTTAGATTTTTTGGATGCAAGTAACTGCACATCGCTGGAGACATCGGTAAGTTGGAGCGATATTCAACAAGTTGAAGGAATAAGGGAAGACTATAATTTTGAATATCGTCAGGTTGGTTttactttgtatatatatatatatatatttatgctctGATAATATATGAAAtggatgataattttttcagtGACTTGATTTATTTGTCATCCATGTTGTacatgttgtggttctctgaccactttagagaagaaatatgagaagaaaataaaagaattctattaatctcttaaaaatagaatacaaaaataaaaacttctctcatggaggattctctcgtggaacctctctctgcactctccaattctctctggaattgctcactcttctctcaagttctctctggaacttaaacaactctctctcttggagttttctctcaattctcctcacttgggaggattgagattgctctcttggcttgattATCATGGaacggtaaggagcctatttataggcttacaagcccacaattttcaacatcttagcccacaattgttgatcggtgcagcatgtcaacaatggtggctgtcaacaatggtggctgtggttggtgcggctgtggttggtgaggttggtgtggttggtgcggctggacttcacaattctccccctccagccgcatttaaaactgatggtcatctgccatctattccagctatgtctctgcatagcttcagcttctcttgagcaacaacttttgttagcatatctgctggattctcttttgtgtggatctttatcagtttcagcaactgttgatctattacttcgcgtatccaatgatagcggatgtcaatgtgctttgtacgggaatgatacattgagtttttgctcaaatccatggcactttggttatcacaatgtatcttgtagtcttcttgcttgatgcccaattctgtgagaaaacgctttaaccacaacatttccttacccgcttccgctgcggcaatgtactctgcttcagtagtggataaagcaacacacttctgcaatcttgactgccatgacacagctccccttgcaaaagtgtagagataacctgatgtagactttctattatcagggtctccggccatatctgcatctgtatagccttctaagattggatcacctcccccgtagcacaagcacagcttcgatgtacctttaagatacctgagaatccatttgactgcttcccagtgtttctttccagaatttgaaagaaatctgctcacaacacctactgcatgagcaatgtctggtctggtacacaccattgcatacatcagacttcctaccgctgaagaatatggtactgaagccatctcctctatctcttctttggatgaggggcacaatctcttactcaacttgaaatgatttgcaagtggaatgctaaccggtttggctttatccatgttgaatctctttatcacccgttcaacatacttctcttgagatagccataaccttctattcttcctgtctcggattatttgcattcccaaaatttgttgagctggtcctaagtctttcatatcaaaagacttagacaattctttcttcagcttactaatcttcattgcatcttgtccaacgatcaacatgtcgtccacatatagcaaaagtgcaatgaagtttccacctgaaaattttttaatataaacacactggtctgctgcagtccttttatagccttgactcaccataaacgagtcaaacttcttataccattgtcttggtgcttgtttgaggccatacaagctcttctttagcttgcatacgaggttttctttccctgaaacctcaaatccttctggctgctccatgtagatttcttcatgtaaatcaccgtgaagaaatgttgtcttcacatccatctgctcaagctctaggtttagacttgctactaaaccaaaaatgactcgaattgaagtcatttttaccactggtgaaaaaatctcatcaaagtcaattcctttcttctgaagaaatcctttgaccaccaatcgggctttgtgtttcaccacccttccgctgccatctttcttgagcttgaacacccatttattctttagtgccttctttcctgttggaagctcaaccaactcataagtatgatttttctgcaaggattccatctcatcttgcattgcttgcagccacttttccttctcttgatgagaaacagcttcctggaaactctctggctccccttcttcagtaagcagaatatactcagattctggaaatctctttgatggaattcggcctcgctcagatctccgaacttgtaaaccactggtttcaggaggtgtaccatcatctgaccgctgtgatggccctgcagctgcttgagaggattgagtctccccctgcttaatatccccttcttcctcctggtctgcttctggtatatcttcatgcacctcattatcctctgtggctatctgggctggtgctggattaggacaaaaattctcggcactagaactacaattaggagacattctgggcttttcaatgtctttcattttttggttttcttggaatactacatccctgcttctaataaccttcttggttttcgggtcccataacctgtatccgaattcttcgtctccatatcctataaagatgcatggagtagatcttgcatcgagcttctgtctgagctccttggatacatgtacataagttATACAACCAAAcgctcttaaatgagagtaggagggaatcttacccgaccacattttctccggaatttcaaaattcaacggtactgacggtgatctgttgattaaatagcaggcggcacgaacagcttctccccagaatggctttggcaacttagccatactgagcatacttctgaccttttccataatggttcggttcattctttcggctattccattatgttgtggggtgcgagggaccgtcttctcatgtcgaatgccgtgtcttctgcagtaggcatcgaactccttggaagtatactcgcctccattatctgagcggagacatttcagcttctttcctgtttcacgctctaccatggtatgaaacagtttgaagtaatccagtacctggtcctttgtcttcaagaaatatacccacaccttccgtgaagcatcatcaatgaaggtcaggaaatacttgttgccacctaatgattccacctccatgggaccacaaacatcagagtgcaccagactaagcaactctgattttctcgatgcagagaaactgaaggagactctatgttgcttaccaaacaagcagtgattacaaggatctagcgcagcatccttgcaaacagtgataagcttcttccttgccaaagtggacaatcctttttcactcatgtgaccgagtctctggtgccacagattttgagacgcctctccttctgcaatattgaggctgtctgcacatatcttcacatgagtcttatacaacgttccacaaatatgtcctcgggcgacaactatggcacctttcgtcattttccatgtgcctttactgaagtagttgtcatagccttgcttgtctaaggctgctcccgaaagtagattaagccgaaggtctggaacatgacggacatccttcaaagtgattgtacaaccaacattcgtttttatctgaatatcaccagttcccataatctttgcgaaactggaatttcccatctttaccgtaccaaagtctcctgctttgtacgttttgaagaaatctctatgtggagtgacatggtaggatgctgcagtatcgactacccactcaacatcttgggttgatatatgaaggcatgtctcttcttcggtggagcagagcgccacttctcctgtacaagtgactaatgtctctccatccttcttcggctgattaccttggagtctctgctctctcaacaactttctgcagttcttcttcatgtgaccctccaggccacaatgatagcacttatacgatgattttctgccgtctgtagatctgcctctgctcttgctcctgcctctccccctatctcgaccacctctttgctgtcttcctctctctgtgacgagggcatgtgactgatccatgccaatgtcctttctcctggcctcttcattaaatagggcatccttaaccatagccatagtaagtttgccattcggggccgaattgctgagagagactaccaatgtctcccaactgtctggaagagagcttagaagtaggagggcctgatcctcatcccctagttggtaatccacagcagatagttgatttaccaagctctggaactcactggtatgctcggctacagaagttccactctgtaatgtgag comes from Ziziphus jujuba cultivar Dongzao chromosome 6, ASM3175591v1 and encodes:
- the LOC107405083 gene encoding TMV resistance protein N-like isoform X1 gives rise to the protein MAASSSSSQEKYEVFLSFRGEDTRDGFIGHLYNALRRKRINTYKDDENLESGHKISEIMDAIKESKICIIVFSKDFASSTWCLDEVFRILECKRGGNDIIPIFYGIEPSIVRKQEQSYAVSFDKHEQCFKDKKDKVQRWRDALKEVAALSGYDSKNKSPEYKFIDEIVEDILSKLCRYPSTCDHSKRGLIGIENHIKEIEGLLCMESMDVRTIGLYGMGGIGKTTLALAVFQTLSHHFESRCFLRNVREECEKRGVMKLRKELLSKLFCDDKTVPSLESTHLQERLCRTKVLIVLDDLVDAISQLNELLPKEYKLGAGSRIIVTTRDAQLLKSRTDKVYEVKRLNDIEALKLFRLHAFKNNCVLEGYEALSKSVADYAYGNPLALEVLGSSLHSKSVEEWKSALDELQMELNPKIEEVLRISFNQLGKKDKKGYTPIQDVFLDIACFHYDGVDRKFVENMIQHSGATKKISDLIDKCLIIEDRNRLSMHAFVRQMGKAIVYDENKEPGQRSRLWKAQDVRHVLERNTGSCTIEGILLNLFQLEKDVKVRPTALSNMHDLRILRFFHDAFDYEGKFRERLGWAPYNKMHLLLEGIEYLSDKLRQFQWDLYPSKDLPSNFNPENLVELVMRGSQLVELPWNEDQPIENLMKIDLGYCESLIQIQNLCGAINLQWINIEGCPSLVQVPSWFKNLNKLEHLDLGCCKNLKDGLENLPLNIMVLSLYGTAIEALPSSFRDLEKLVYLNLSHCKNLTGGIENLPLNPRRLYLSGCTRLKSIPVLPSGLDFLDASNCTSLETSVSWSDIQQVEGIREDYNFEYRQAVYPGNEIPEWFSHQTDDGNSSHIHLPPNWFPIHDPLFGFLFSVVFRLNGYMSSPYILVEFNFQTNVNSDDRLRPAGRIRRTLFCDGGREIYRCEMERDHVFIAGVKLNLKRLFGEEWSSVCCNVTEVSFRVSIEGTGVINWEIKKFGMGLASTWGTATKSKRRFSECNGQASGYQDKVDSHDPHASSKRIKAQSNN
- the LOC107405083 gene encoding TMV resistance protein N-like isoform X2; its protein translation is MAASSSSSQEKYEVFLSFRGEDTRDGFIGHLYNALRRKRINTYKDDENLESGHKISEIMDAIKESKICIIVFSKDFASSTWCLDEVFRILECKRGGNDIIPIFYGIEPSIVRKQEQSYAVSFDKHEQCFKDKKDKVQRWRDALKEVAALSGYDSKNKSPEYKFIDEIVEDILSKLCRYPSTCDHSKRGLIGIENHIKEIEGLLCMESMDVRTIGLYGMGGIGKTTLALAVFQTLSHHFESRCFLRNVREECEKRGVMKLRKELLSKLFCDDKTVPSLESTHLQERLCRTKVLIVLDDLVDAISQLNELLPKEYKLGAGSRIIVTTRDAQLLKSRTDKVYEVKRLNDIEALKLFRLHAFKNNCVLEGYEALSKSVADYAYGNPLALEVLGSSLHSKSVEEWKSALDELQMELNPKIEEVLRISFNQLGKKDKKGYTPIQDVFLDIACFHYDGVDRKFVENMIQHSGATKKISDLIDKCLIIEDRNRLSMHAFVRQMGKAIVYDENKEPGQRSRLWKAQDVRHVLERNTGSCTIEGILLNLFQLEKDVKVRPTALSNMHDLRILRFFHDAFDYEGKFRERLGWAPYNKMHLLLEENLVELVMRGSQLVELPWNEDQPIENLMKIDLGYCESLIQIQNLCGAINLQWINIEGCPSLVQVPSWFKNLNKLEHLDLGCCKNLKDGLENLPLNIMVLSLYGTAIEALPSSFRDLEKLVYLNLSHCKNLTGGIENLPLNPRRLYLSGCTRLKSIPVLPSGLDFLDASNCTSLETSVSWSDIQQVEGIREDYNFEYRQAVYPGNEIPEWFSHQTDDGNSSHIHLPPNWFPIHDPLFGFLFSVVFRLNGYMSSPYILVEFNFQTNVNSDDRLRPAGRIRRTLFCDGGREIYRCEMERDHVFIAGVKLNLKRLFGEEWSSVCCNVTEVSFRVSIEGTGVINWEIKKFGMGLASTWGTATKSKRRFSECNGQASGYQDKVDSHDPHASSKRIKAQSNN